A single window of Colletotrichum higginsianum IMI 349063 chromosome 8, whole genome shotgun sequence DNA harbors:
- a CDS encoding 6,7-dimethyl-8-ribityllumazine synthase translates to MSGIKGPTPQEHEGSALRIGIVHARWNATIIEPLVKGAKEKLLACGVKESNIVLQSVPGSWELPIAVQRLYQASQVQSAQSGTGSSAGDLLGSSTTDLTSLPAESQHPFDAIIAVGVLIKGETMHFEYIADAVSHGLMRVGLDTGVPVVFGVLTVLNDEQAQARAGLTSGGHNHGEDWGLAAVELGVKRKAWAAGKIE, encoded by the exons ATGTCCGGCATCAAGGGACCGACCCCGCAAGAGCACGAAGGCAGCGCCCTGCGCATCGGCATCGTCCATGCCCGCTGGAACGCTACCATCATTGAACCCCtcgtcaagggcgccaaggagaagcttCTCGCCTGCGGTGTCAAGGAGTCCAACATTGTCCTGCAGTCCGTTCCTGGATCCTGGGAGCTCCCCATCGCTGTCCAGAG ACTCTACCAAGCATCCCAAGTTCAATCCGCGCAATCCGGCACCGGCTCCTCGGCCGGCGATCTCCTCGGCTCCTCGACCACGGACCTGACATCTCTCCCCGCCGAGTCCCAGCACCCCTTCGACGCAATCATCGCTGTCGGCGTCCTTATCAAGGGCGAGACGATGCACTTCGAGtacatcgccgacgccgtctccCATGGCCTTATGCGCGTCGGCCTTGACACGGGCGTCCCCGTTGTCTTCGGTGTCCTTACCGTCCTCAACGATGAACAGGCCCAGGCCCGCGCCGGCTTGACTTCGGGAGGGCACAATCATGGCGAGGACTGGGGCCTCGCTGCCGTTGAGCTTGGCGTCAAGCGCAAGGCCTGGGCTGCGGGCAAAATTGAGTGA
- a CDS encoding DNA mismatch repair protein mutL: MSILKLPQSTARLLKSTTVVSSPLSLVKELVDNAVDANATNIEISLSANTVDKIQVRDNGHGINPEDYEALGRRSHTSKLRTFEELQSKGGKTLGFRGEALASINTSSKLTITTRTNQDKAAAFLAIKKDVGGISDSKAVSGPVGTTVDVLDLFASVPVRKQLAIKESKKVYKQIKELLYTYALTRPHIRLSLKIVKDNKLSWSYASGKGADTVSGTTGAIPVIIPARPATPASVLRLEAFLPMADADASKISGQGYFISVDSRPMSTARGTMKKLVDVYKTYIRGSLKVNASSKPLVKPFIRLNIQCIIGSYDPNVTAAKDEVLFDNESRVLSLFEEMCKEMYSSLKPMARAEVDEDHAQVDNYRLRKSNPCFLLDNDEESLNGLSHGLAPDDMTSVEDGLAGLPSPSSGEHHPGPAKKGVRGGSIHDDAATPEQGQVVLIDSSSEVPSHRHEPDMFVPKQGAILHNGKEVFGASQFATQDQSLMVIAGSQCSTEPTQSLLRTAWEVDMARDVTASPDGNTRPILLDPPRTDLTKYLQSQRLGQTQREEPNPWSIAKKAAEKRGDYEDSTPKSLAEAEIEVQGKSFVGTSSRHQLLFSETENFMRRDSDMVHPSIEDHTNIRRQHPRPHRNPAVRREEAYEADDSEPPILEHPAAPQGGIHGLRYQDRRRITRDEEPFQSTGVEHNSDDLNVEPSRGPGVCQRAYAKTPHPFGHFDQENALGTPPPSSSPLHKPFRVPARIRLGKQRQEMQGFPGVLPKVARAVSPKADRLRQGKIVFNTGKDQKPLEPEYTLDNGHSIGLGYKGSQDDVVVSEITKRSPRHVSDDGPSQKEMEKALERLHALRSNTEDTDCIENLGQNEKRGRSKTRRPNTTAPGTSPRSYLRRSLASRSPSRNKTLLAFETLSAETYTYSQLLTLDLRKIRKQVIKASYYDVYVSRGEQEAAFSTGLAEMEDISNRLQEVVGAWAYVEHGEDLEIEIDVVALLKRNDVEGMIE, encoded by the exons ATGTCCATTTTGAAGCTACCTCAAAGCACCGCTCGTCTGCTTAAATCCACTACCGTCGTCTCATCCCCCCTGTCTCTTGTCAAAGAGCTTGTCGACAATGCTGTTGACGCCAATGCCACCAACATTGAGATCAGTCTCTCGGCCAACACTGTGGACAAGATCCAGGTCAGAGACAATGGCCATGGCATCAACCCCGAGGACTACGAAGCCCTGGGTCGAAGGTCACATACAAGCAAGCTTCGGACCTTTGAGGAACTTCAGTccaagggggggaagacaCTTGGTTTTCGCGGCGAGGCCTTGGCGAGCATAAACACCTCCTCGAAGCTTACCATAACAACGAGGACAAACCAGGATAAGGCTGCAGCCTTTCTTGCCATCAAGAAGGATGTAGGAGGAATCTCAGACAGCAAAGCCGTATCGGGTCCCGTGGGGACGACAGTTGATGTCCTCGATCTGTTTGCCAGCGTACCGGTCCGAAAACAGCTTGCCATCAAAGAGAGCAAGAAAGTCTACAAACAGATCAAGGAATTACTCTACACATACGCCCTCACTCGACCACACATCAGACTGTCGCTCAAGATCGTCAAGGACAACAAACTCTCGTGGTCTTATGCTTCCGGCAAGGGGGCTGAT ACGGTCAGTGGGACCACTGGTGCGATTCCTGTGATCATTCCAGCGAGACCAGCCACGCCAGCATCAGTATTGCGGCTCGAGGCCTTCCTCCCCATggcagatgcagatgccTCCAAGATTTCCGGCCAAGGTTATTTCATATCCGTTGACTCAAGACCAATGTCTACTGCCAGAGGGACCATGAAAAAGCTTGTCGACGTATACAAGACCTACATTCGCGGCAGTTTAAAAGTCAACGCATCGTCAAAGCCTCTGGTCAAGCCTTTCATACGACTGAATATACAGTGTATCATCGGAAGCTACGACCCGAATGTGACAGCAGCCAAAGATGAGGTTCTATTCGATAACGAGTCCAGAGTACTTTCACTCTTCGAGGAGATGTGCAAGGAGATGTACTCGTCACTGAAGCCTATGGCCAGAGCGGAGGTGGACGAAGATCATGCTCAAGTGGACAACTACCGACTCAGAAAGAGCAACCCTTGTTTTCTATTAGACAATGACGAAGAAAGCCTTAATGGGCTTTCCCATGGACTGGCACCAGACGACATGACGAGTGTAGAAGATGGCCTCGCAGGGCTGCCTTCGCCTAGTAGCGGAGAGCATCACCCAGGTCCCGCCAAGAAGGGGGTTCGAGGTGGTTCTATTCACGATGACGCTGCAACACCAGAACAGGGACAGGTAGTCCTGATCGACAGCAGCTCAGAAGTACCTTCCCATCGCCATGAACCGGATATGTTTGTCCCCAAACAGGGAGCAATTTTGCATAACGGTAAAGAGGTATTTGGTGCCAGTCAATTTGCGACGCAGGACCAGTCCCTTATGGTAATTGCAGGGTCGCAATGCAGCACTGAACCAACTCAATCTCTCCTTCGGACCGCATGGGAAGTAGACATGGCAAGGGATGTAACCGCAAGCCCCGATGGAAATACCCGGCCGATCCTTCTCGATCCTCCGCGGACAGACCTTACCAAATACCTGCAGTCCCAGCGTCTTGGTCAAACACAGCGCGAGGAGCCAAATCCGTGGTCTATCGCCAAGAAAGCCGCAGAGAAACGTGGTGATTATGAGGACAGTACTCCCAAGTCTCTAGCTGAGGCTGAAATCGAAGTTCAAGGCAAAAGCTTCGTTGGAACATCTTCTCGCCATCAGCTGCTCTTCTCCGAGACTGAAAATTTCATGCGCAGAGACTCTGACATGGTCCATCCGAGTATAGAAGACCACACGAACATACGGCGCCAGCATCCTCGACCCCATCGGAACCCTGCAGTGCGAAGGGAGGAAGCATATGAGGCGGACGATTCTGAGCCACCGATACTGGAACATCCCGCCGCTCCACAAGGTGGTATTCACGGGCTGAGATACCAAGACCGGCGAAGAATTACGAGAGATGAAGAGCCATTCCAGTCCACTGGAGTGGAACATAACTCCGACGACCTGAATGTTGAACCTTCCAGAGGCCCTGGTGTTTGTCAGCGCGCGTACGCGAAAACACCACACCCTTTTGGCCATTTCGACCAGGAAAATGCACTTGGCACGCCGCCCCCTTCCTCAAGCCCTTTGCATAAGCCATTTCGGGTACCTGCTCGTATTCGACTAGGCAAGCAGCGTCAGGAAATGCAAGGTTTCCCCGGCGTTCTGCCAAAGGTCGCACGGGCTGTGAGCCCTAAGGCGGATAGGCTGAGACAAGGTAAGATTGTCTTCAACACGGGAAAAGACCAGAAACCACTCGAACCAGAATACACCTTGGACAACGGTCATTCGATAGGACTGGGCTACAAAGGCTCTcaggacgacgtcgttgtCTCCGAGATAACAAAACGGTCCCCTCGCCATGTCAGCGATGATGGACCATCCCAAaaagagatggagaaggcgcTGGAGAGGCTTCACGCACTTCGCTCAAACACCGAGGACACTGACTGTATCGAAAATCTGGGACAGAATGAGAAACGTGGCAGGTCTAAAACTCGAAGACCGAATACTACTGCGCCTGGCACGTCCCCACGGAGCTACTTGAGACGGAGTCTGGCATCTAGGTCCCCATCAAGGAACAAAACTCTGCTAGCATTTGAGACGCTTTCTGCAGAGACATATACTTATTCGCAGCTACTTACACTTGACCTACGCAAGATACGCAAGCAGGTGATCAAGGCATCTTACTACGATGTTTACGTCTCCAGGGGCGAACAGGAGGCCGCGTTTTCAACGGGGCTGGCTGAGATGGAGGACATCAGCAACAGGCTTCAAGAGGTTGTCGGGGCATGGGCGTATGTGGAGCACGGTGAAGATCTGGAGATTGAGATTGATGTTGTCGCACTGCTCAAGAGGAATGATGTGGAAGGCATGATAGAATAA